The stretch of DNA GTCATGTGGGGTCCTCCGGGCCACGCCTACGTGTATTTCACCTACGGCATGCACCATTGCCTCAACGTGGTATGCGCCCGGGAGGGGGTGCCCCACGCCGTCCTGGTGCGGGGCATGGAACCGGTCGTGGGCATCGAACTGATGGCCGCCCGCCGCGGCCTTGGGGAGTGGGCCGGCTCAGGGGGGCACGGGTCAACCACCGCCCGCACCGACCGCGATGACGGCGCGGGTCGCGACCGGCCCGCCGGCGAGGACACCGGGCGGCGGCGGGACTTGTGGCACCGGCTGGGGGCAGGACCGGCACGCCTCTGCCAGGCCATGGGCATCACCCTGGCGCAAAACGGCGCCGACCTGGTACGGGGCCCCCTGTACATCATCCGGCCCGCTTCCGCACCCGTGACGGCGGTGGCAGCGAGCCCCCGCATAGGAATCGACTACGCCGGAGAGGCCCGGGACTACCCATGGCGGTTCTATGTACCGGGCAGCCCGGGCGTATCCCGCCCGGCCAGGACCCGCGACGGCAGGGCCGCACCGGGCACCCGCCAGGCCGGGGAAGAGTCTCAAAGCGCGCGGTAGTACAGCTTGCCCCCGGCCTCTTCCCTGATCGCCTCCCCCCGCTCTTCCAGCACGTCCAGGTATCCCATGACCTCCCACAGACCCGACATAAGTTCCACCCAGCTCAAATGGGGGTACAGGTTAAGGACCACCTGGTAGGGGGTCTTCTCGCCCTCCATGAGCAGGCCCCACACCGTTTCCGTGCGCCCGCGCAGGTAGCGCAGGCGGGAGGCGGCAAACGAGGCGGGAGAGGTGACCGGTTCCCCGTGCCCCGGGAGCACCCGCTCGGGCCCCAACTGCCGGATACGCTCCAGGCTTTCCATCTGCCGCAGGAGCCCGGGGTACCATCCCTTCCCGTCCATGGCCGGCTCGAGCACGCTGTGAGCGTAAGCGTCCAGGAGAAGCGCATCCCCGCCCAGGCAGGTCCCGTCCTCCCGGCGCCAGAAGCCGGTGGAACAGGAAGAGTGACCGGGAAGGGAAACCACCTCCCACGGGGTGTCCCCCATGCGCACGGCGGTGCCCGGCTCCAGCCACCCGTCGGGACCCGACTCCACGCGGAAGTCGCCCAGTCCGAAGCGACCCTTTCTCAACTGGCGCACAACTTCGCCGGGAACACCGGCCCGGGGAAGGAAGTCGGCGAGGAACTCCTCCCATTCGTCCACCTTCCCGGGCGCCAGCCAGCCCGCCGCAGCCCGGGGCGCCAGGACCCTCACACCGAAGCGGCTGCGCAATCGTTCCCCCAGGCCGAAATGATCGGGGTGGGCGTGGGTGATCACCACCTGCCAGGCCCCGCCTGCTCCCAACCCATGCTCTTCCAGGAAGCGCACCAGGGCCGCCCAGGCCTCTTCCGTGGGTGGACCCGTATCCACCAGCGTGGGCAACTCCCCCTGGATCAGGTAGCAGTTCACCGGACCCACCGGGTAGGGGGTGGGCAGCCGCAGCGACACGACCCCGGCCGGGATGAGATCCTGCACCCTCCTCGCTCCTTCCCTGA from Bacillota bacterium encodes:
- a CDS encoding MBL fold metallo-hydrolase — encoded protein: MQDLIPAGVVSLRLPTPYPVGPVNCYLIQGELPTLVDTGPPTEEAWAALVRFLEEHGLGAGGAWQVVITHAHPDHFGLGERLRSRFGVRVLAPRAAAGWLAPGKVDEWEEFLADFLPRAGVPGEVVRQLRKGRFGLGDFRVESGPDGWLEPGTAVRMGDTPWEVVSLPGHSSCSTGFWRREDGTCLGGDALLLDAYAHSVLEPAMDGKGWYPGLLRQMESLERIRQLGPERVLPGHGEPVTSPASFAASRLRYLRGRTETVWGLLMEGEKTPYQVVLNLYPHLSWVELMSGLWEVMGYLDVLEERGEAIREEAGGKLYYRAL
- a CDS encoding DNA-3-methyladenine glycosylase — protein: MQAPQVIAGEKLPREFYARHGLEVAPELLGMILVHETPEGTTAGRIVEVEAYIGPDDRACHAFGGRRTRRNEVMWGPPGHAYVYFTYGMHHCLNVVCAREGVPHAVLVRGMEPVVGIELMAARRGLGEWAGSGGHGSTTARTDRDDGAGRDRPAGEDTGRRRDLWHRLGAGPARLCQAMGITLAQNGADLVRGPLYIIRPASAPVTAVAASPRIGIDYAGEARDYPWRFYVPGSPGVSRPARTRDGRAAPGTRQAGEESQSAR